Within the Zea mays cultivar B73 chromosome 10, Zm-B73-REFERENCE-NAM-5.0, whole genome shotgun sequence genome, the region TGAATACAAAAAAAGGGTGAATAGAGAAGGTAATGATATACTAATTGCTCTAATCTGGTAAAGATAATAGACAAACAAAGATATAGCTAATAGCTTAGCATACGACCAAATATGAAATGCAAATGGATGGATGGGACTTCTTTTCCACTGCAAGAAATTGGACTGTGTGAGGTGGATTCAGAAACAAAAGCACAATCTGTGTACTCATGCAAGCAGCATCCTCAGACGAAATTGCATCAAAGATCATGCGGCTCGGCCGTAGACCCGCAACCCAAGATCCACCCAGACCAACCCATCCCCTAGTTCGCCAAACTAAGAAGCTAACAATCCTGACGCTCGATTGACCAACAGATCTGGTGGACTGCATACCGCTTGCCCCAGATCGGCCACCAAAGATGAACATGTTGCAGTCAATGACAACAGCTATGTGAAAAGCCCTTGGGCTTGGGCCGGCCTGCCCATTCGACCCATTACCAGTGCACTCAGGTGTGTACCATAGCTTATTCTCTGCAACATAAGTTGCATCCAAAAGTTTGTAAGGCCAAGCTCTTTCTTCCTTCCAATGCATATGCTCCATCAGCCCATCCATAACAATCTCAAGCATGTAAATGCAATCTACGTCCCTCAATCTAATAACCCTTAAGATGAGTTGCAGCGTGTGCACAAATTGCTCGAAGACGTGGGCAGGCAAATTGGCACGACAAGCGAACAGTCGGAGAATTGGAGAGGAATTATATTACCTACGTCGTAGACGGAAACATCAGCGAGGAAGCGCTTGTCGGTGAATCCGCCGAAGACGGACCACCTTGGACTTGCTAATGATAACAGCAGTGTGCCCGTTGCACGAAATCGCAAAATCATGAGATTGTTACTTTGTTAGAGGGGTAGGGTGAGACTCCAATCCAGGACAGGAtcgaggcggcggcggcgaggaggaggaggagctggatGGATACCTGGGGGGCGAGACAGTCGTCCCGAAGTCGAAGGAGTCGGCCCTCACCCAGTCATATGCTAAGCTATCGCTTAAGCCTTAAACCCCAAGAGCCATGCCATCCCTCACTCAGCTCATCTTTGATGCCGCACAGCGCCCTGAAGTCGTCCTCAGGGATCTCCCACCCGAACACCTGGATGTTCTCTTTGATCCTTTCGTCCCTGGTCGATTTAGGGATGACGCTTGTCCCCCTATGGAGCGCCCACCTGACGAGCACCTGCCCCGGGGTCTTGTCCATTTTGTTGGCTACCTGTGGTTTAAACGCTTGGAGTCAGACCTAGAAACAGCAGCATGTAGTTTAGTTTAGGAGCTTGGGTTCAACTGAAGTAGTAAGGGACCTTTTCGACGAGCGGGTCGTGTGCTAGGTTCTTCTCTGACGAACCCAGCGGAGAGTAAGCCTTGAAGCGTCAaaaaagagtattattattagtGATTATCACTCTGTCCCATCTGATTTTCAGAAGAAGAAAAAATCTTACAGTAACATGGATCCCATGCTTTTTGCAGGCCTCAAAGATCCTGTCGTTCTTCCACCCAGGGTGCATTTCCATCTGCATTGAACAATGTCAAGCGAACAAAAACAGATAACTCGAGTTCAGTTTTGTCAGTTCCAGATCTTCAGCATGCTGTAGGCTTGTTTGTAGCTATGGATCAGCTCTGAATATATAAATAGCTCGAAACCTACCTGGCACACTGCCGGTGGAACATTCGCTGACCGCATCAGGCGGTTGAGCTTGGTGACCGTGGTAAAGCAGACACCTATATCCTTGACGAGCCCGTCTTTCACAAGGCCTTCCATCTCCCTCCACACCTCTTCCATGTCGAACTCCAGCACCTCCCCGGCTTCCGGTGGCATGTGCGCCCCGTCTTTCAGCCTGAAGGGCCAGTGGATCTGCGTGCGTTCCTTTGTCAATGCAAGCATATAGTGCTTCTATTCTATCAGAAAGAACATATTGCGTTTTAGTAGCTGTAAGCATTAACCTGTCCCTCAGCATACAAAAGTTTTTTTCCAGATAACAGTAAGGAAGTTGAAACAATAAAAAAGTCAGTGGTTTTGGTTTCTTACAAGGTAGAGATCCAGGTAATCCAGCTGCAAGTCCTTGAGTGTTTTCTGGAGTGCTGGCCGAACCCTATCAGGAGCCAGCTCGGTGCACCTGAAAGCAGACAAATATCGATCGAATTTCGGAGATTGGAGCAATATATTCAGGTATTTAGCGCAACGGTATAAACTCTGTGTGTACGTGGTTGGTCCTGTTGCTAGGACCGCCTCGACCGCACGGGCGAAGAACTACCCCTTGGTGTTGTGACTGCGGATGTTGAAGAGGGAGGGGAGGTCCTATGGCTCGAGAAGGTAGAGGTTGATCTCGGCGATTGGATTATACAtgcaacaaaaataaaactaAAAAATCAAAATACAATCACATGAGCATCCTATTTTTTGTGGATCAAGCAGGAGCTGTTGTGCTTTTGGCAGAGCTATACCATCAAGTGAATATATATCACCGACCAAGGAAAAGAACTATACCATTCAAACATTGTCACTTTTAGTGTTGCTATGGCAGATAACTACAGAAGTCCAGATCTCAGAAGTGGAGGTAGTGCTACAGTCCAAGATCTTTTCTCTAGAAAACCATGAGTCGTACAAGAATACTCAAAATGAGCAATCCTAGATTAACACCATATTAGCATTATTGTAACGGTCCAATATTTTTCTCTAGAAAACCATGAGTCATACATGAATACTAAAAAATGAGCAAGACTAAAAATGCAAAGATCCCATTTCTGAGCGCTGATTTCTTTGTTGTATAATTCTTTGAAGAGTTAATCTGTGACTTACATAGCCTTATAAGTTACAAAAACTATGAAATACATGTCCAATACTTTATACAGGTTTCTACACACAGAATATTGAGCTATCACTAACTACAGTTTCCTCAACCAAGAAAAATTATGGTCAGCTATAGCTAAA harbors:
- the LOC103625686 gene encoding aldose reductase — encoded protein: MLLPVPANSQEDNRRHCAPTSPSVHAPAPSTSKLLLRGGGGCWRLRGRCTELAPDRVRPALQKTLKDLQLDYLDLYLIHWPFRLKDGAHMPPEAGEVLEFDMEEVWREMEGLVKDGLVKDIGVCFTTVTKLNRLMRSANVPPAVCQMEMHPGWKNDRIFEACKKHGIHVTAYSPLGSSEKNLAHDPLVEKVANKMDKTPGQVLVRWALHRGTSVIPKSTRDERIKENIQVFGWEIPEDDFRALCGIKDELTSPRWSVFGGFTDKRFLADVSVYDVENKLWYTPECTGNGSNGQAGPSPRAFHIAVVIDCNMFIFGGRSGASGMQSTRSVGQSSVRIDKLLDMTSVSRLFPITDRLGLLATGIAEVGLNSNDLFGFTD